From a region of the Oncorhynchus keta strain PuntledgeMale-10-30-2019 chromosome 13, Oket_V2, whole genome shotgun sequence genome:
- the LOC118380518 gene encoding leucine-rich repeat and immunoglobulin-like domain-containing nogo receptor-interacting protein 3, with product MALVFLLLFLPLSHHSNAMTGCHSDRDKDHRPRVNCTATNLSDVPASIDTTTKVLIFTQNQFSSLTWSSYSHFPELYEIDLSHNAVPEVPLSPGPILPTLGVLRLVGNRIRTLPPHSFRATPGLLELYLDQNILETLDDLSFSGLRLLQVSTPLN from the exons ATGGCactcgtcttcctcctcctcttcctccccctctctcaccactCCAATGCCATGACTGGTTGCCATAGTGACCGTGACAAAGACCACCGCCCCCGGGTCAACTGCACGGCAACCAACCTTAGTGACGTCCCCGCCAGCATCGACACGACAACCAAG GTGCTGATCTTCACCCAGAACCAGTTCTCCAGTCTAACCTGGTCCTCCTATAGTCACTTCCCAGAGCTCTATGAAATAGATCTGAGCCACAACGCAGTTCCAGAGGTTCCCCTGTCCCCCGGCCCGATTCTCCCCACTCTAGGGGTTCTACGCCTGGTAGGGAACCGCATTAGAACCCTGCCCCCTCACTCCTTCAGGGCCACGCCGGGCCTGCTAGAACTCTATCTGGACCAGAACATTCTGGAGACACTAGACGACCTGTCCTTCTCTGGGCTCAGGCTGCTACAGGTCAGTACGCCACTTAATTAG